In Mustela lutreola isolate mMusLut2 chromosome 1, mMusLut2.pri, whole genome shotgun sequence, one genomic interval encodes:
- the LOC131822681 gene encoding olfactory receptor 10W1-like gives MIWGNRSLLMEFVFLAYPSQPEFCVLSFLGVSLVYTLIITGNVLIIVAIQTEARLHTPMYYFLGSLSGVELCYTAVVVPHILANILQSEKTITLLGCATQMIFFIGLGSADCLLLATMAYDRYVAICHPLQYPLTMTLTLCVRLVVSSVGIGLFLSAQLVAFIFSLPFCRARSIQHFFCDIPPVMPLVCANSHIHEQLVPVAATLAIAVPFFFIATSYVFIVTAVLKIHSAAGRHRAFSTCSSHLSVVLLQYGCCAFVYMRPSSSYYPKQDQFISLVYTLGTPLLNPLIYTLRNSEMKGTLGRILTKNCLSHNN, from the coding sequence ATGATCTGGGGAAATCGTTCACTTTTGATGGAATTTGTGTTCCTCGCCTATCCCTCCCAACCAGAGTTCTGTGTCTTGTCCTTCCTTGGAGTCAGCCTCGTTTATACCTTGATCATCACTGGGAATGTCCTAATTATAGTGGCCATCCAGACAGAAGCTCGCCTACATACACCCATGTACTATTTTTTGGGCAGCCTCTCAGGAGTAGAATTATGTTATACTGCGGTGGTGGTaccccacatcctggccaacatccTACAGTCAGAGAAGACCATCACCCTCCTAGGCTGTGCCACTCAGATGATCTTCTTCATTGGGCTTGGCAGTGCTGATTGCTTGCTCTTGGCCACCATGGCCTATGACAGGTATGTTGCCATCTGCCACCCCTTGCAGTACCCTCTCACCATGACTTTAACTCTCTGTGTCCGCTTGGTCGTGTCCTCTGTGGGCATCGGCTTGTTCCTGTCTGCACAACTGGTGGCCTTCATCTTCTCTCTGCCATTCTGCCGGGCTCGAAGTATCCAACACTTCTTTTGTGATATTCCACCAGTGATGCCTCTTGTTTGTGCCAACAGCCACATCCATGAGCAGTTAGTGCCGGTGGCAGCCACACTGGCCATTGCCGTGCCTTTCTTCTTCATTGCTACTTCCTATGTCTTCATTGTGACTGCCGTGCTCAAGATCCACTCAGCAGCTGGACGTCACCGggccttctccacctgctcctcccacctctcTGTGGTCCTGCTGCAGTATGGCTGTTGTGCCTTTGTGTACATGCGCCCCAGCTCCAGCTACTACCCCAAGCAAGATCAGTTCATCTCACTGGTGTACACATTGGGAACCCCACTGCTCAACCCACTTATCTACACTCTGAGGAACAGTGAAATGAAGGGGACCCTGGGGAGAATTCTTACCAAGAATTGCCTCTCCCATAACAACTAG
- the LOC131822682 gene encoding LOW QUALITY PROTEIN: olfactory receptor 5B12-like (The sequence of the model RefSeq protein was modified relative to this genomic sequence to represent the inferred CDS: inserted 1 base in 1 codon), whose translation MILMENISEVTHFILVGLTDALELQVPLFMVFTIIYFIILVGNIGMIVLILLDSRLHTPMYFFLSNLSLVDCVYASAVTPKVIVGFSTGDKIISYNACAAQMFFFSAFATIESFLLSSMAFDRHAAVCKPLHYTTTMTSAMCTSLVTGSYICGLLQSSIHVALTFHLSXCHSNIINHFFCDIPPLLALSCSDIHINEIVLFTLAAFNVFFTLLVILNSYLLIFIAILRMRSAEGQKKAFSTCVSHLTTVSIFYGTIIFMYLQPSSSHSMDTDKMASVFYTMVIPMLNPLVYSLRNKEVKNAFQKVVGKAKSSLGLAY comes from the exons ATGATTTTGATGGAGAACATTTCAGAGGTGACTCACTTCATTCTTGTGGGGTTAACAGATGCCCTAGAGTTGCAAGTTCCTTTATTTATGGTCTTCACCATCATTTACTTTATCATTCTGGTTGGGAACATTGGGATGATTGTGTTGATCCTGTTGGACTCTCGTCTCCACactcccatgtacttcttcctcagcaACCTCTCTCTTGTGGACTGTGTTTATGCCTCAGCTGTCACTCCCAAGGTAATTGTGGGGTTTTCCACAGGAGATAAAATCATATCCTACAATGCATGTGCTGCCCAGATGTTCTTCTTTTCAGCCTTTGCCACTATCGAAAGTTTCCTCTTGTCCTCAATGGCCTTTGACCGCCACGCAGCCGTGTGCAAACCCCTACATTACACCACCACCATGACAAGTGCTATGTGTACCTCCCTGGTCACTGGCTCCTACATCTGTGGACTATTACAgtcttccatccatgttgccctCACCTTCCACCTCT TCTGTCACTCCAACATAATTAATCACTTTTTCTGTGACATTCCTCCACTGctggctctctcttgctctgataTCCACATAAATGAGATTGTCCTCTTTACATTGGCAGCATTCAATGTCTTTTTCACCCTCTTGGTTATCTTGAACTCTTATCTGCTCATTTTTATTGCTATCCTGAGGATGCGCTCAGCTGAGGGACAGAAGAAGGCTTTCTCCACCTGTGTGTCTCACCTGACCACTGTTTCCATCTTCTATGGGACAATCATCTTCATGTACTTACAGCCAAGTTCTAGTCATTCCATGGACACAGACAAAATGGCATCAGTGTTCTACACTATGGTCATCCCCATGCTAAACCCTTTGGTCTACAGCCTAAGGAACAAAGAGGTCAAGAATGCATTTCAGAAGGTGGTTGGAAAAGCAAAGTCTTCACTAGGTTTAGCCTACTAG